Below is a window of Shewanella khirikhana DNA.
ATGCGCACCGAAACCTTCCCGCTCAACTACCTCTACATGGAGCGTCAGGGGATCTCTCTGACCTCAGTGACCTCGGGCCGTATTTCCGACAACAACACCAACAATGGCAACAACAACAGCAATAACAACAATAACGGTAACAACAGCGGCTTCGGCAATAACGGCAACAACAATGGTGGCGTGAGCAACGGCAGTAATGGCAACAACACCAACGGCACCTTTATCCAGTCGCGCACCAAGACCGATTTCTGGGGCGAATTGAAAGAAACCCTGGAGTCCCTGATTGGCGGCACAGGCAATGGCCGCCATGTGGTGGTGACGCCCCAGGCCGGATTGGTCACCGTCCGTGCGCTGCCCAACGAATTGCGTCAGGTGCGGGAGTTTATTGCGACCGCCGAAACCCATTTGCAACGTCAGGTGATTTTGGAAGCCAAGGTGCTGGAAGTGACCCTCTCTGACGGTTATCAGCAGGGGATCCAGTGGACTGAAATCGCTGGCAGCGCCTTTGCCGATGGCAATACCAAGATTAAATTTGGCACCAGCGGCGGTACCTTCACCGATCAAATCACAGGTGTGCTGGGTGGCGTCACCTCGCTGTCAGTTACAGGTGCTGACTTTGGCGCCATGATCACCCTGCTCGATACCCAGGGCGATGTGGATGTGCTGTCGAGCCCGCGCGTTACTGCTTCCAACAACCAAAAGGCGGTGATTAAAGTGGGTAAAGACGAATACTTCGTCACTGAAGTGTCGTCCACCACTGTGGCTGGCACGACGCCGGTAACCAACCCCGAAGTGGAGCTGACGCCCTTCTTCTCGGGCATTGCGCTGGATGTGACCCCACAAATCGACGGTGAAGGCAATGTGCTGCTGCACGTGCATCCGTCGGTGATTGAAGTCAAAGAGCAGACCAAGCAAATCAAAATCAGCGACAGTAGCCTCGAGTTGCCGTTGGCTCAGAGTGAAATCCGCGAGTCAGATACCGTGATTAAAGCCACTTCCGGCGATGTTGTGGTGATTGGCGGCCTGATGAAGAGTGAGAACCTGGAGCTGGTCTCCAAGGTGCCGCTGCTGGGTGACATTCCGCTGCTGGGCGAAGCCTTTACCAACCGCAGCAAGTCGACCCGCAAGACAGAACTGGTGATCCTGCTCAAGCCCACAGTGGTGGTCAGTGGCACCTGGCAGAAGGAACTGCAGCGCTCCAAGCAGTTGCTGGACCGCTGGTATCCAGAGGAAAACTAAGGTGTATTTGCAGCACTTCGGCTTGCGGGAGGCGCCTTTTGCGCTGACACCCAATACCGGCTTCTTTTTTGCATTGGCGCCCCATGTGGAGGCGCTGCAAGTGCTGCAAACAGCATTGCAAACCGGTGAAGGTTTTATCAAGGTTACCGGCGAAGTGGGCACCGGCAAAACGCTGATTTTACGTAAACTCATCAACGAATTACCGGCACCACTGCGCTGTGCCTACCTGCCAAATCCCTGTCTGTCCCCGGACGAACTGCGCTGGGCTTTGGCGCTGGAGTTGGGGCTTAAGTACTCCGCCAATATCGACCAGCAGCAGCTGACCTGCCTTATTCAGCAGCAGTTGCTGGCGCTGTCAGCCCATGGTCACAGTGTGGTGTTGGTGTTGGACGAGGCCCAGGCGCTGCCGGATGCCAGCCTGGAGACCTTACGACTCTTCACCAATCTCGAAACCGAAAGCCGCAAATTGCTGCAGGTGGTGCTGTTTGGGCAGCCCGAGCTGGATGAACGTTTGGCCGAGCCCCATTTACGGCAGCTGCGTCAGCGTATCACCTTCAGTTATCGGCTGCGGCCGCTCGATAAACAGGAAACCCAGGCCTATCTGGCGCATCGACTGCGGGTGGCCGGTTACAGCGGTGAGTCTCTGTTCGACCGCGCCGCAGTGGCGGCACTTGCCCGCGCTTCCCGAGGGATCCCAAGACTTATCAATATTTTGGCCCATAAAGCACTGATGCTGGGCTATGGTGAAGGAGTGCTTCATATAGGGCGGCGTCAGCTTAAGGTCGCCATTGCCGACACCGACGATGCCAGTCGCACAGCGCTGCCCCATTGGCTGCCGTTTGTCACCCTGGCCAGCGTTGCCTGTGTGGCGGCGTTGGGTGTTTGGTGGCGCGGAGGTGGGCTGTGAGCGTTATCAATCAAATGCTCAAGGACCTGGATAAGCGTCAGCAGGGCCATGGCGTGCAGCAACTGCCCAATGCCGTGGCGGTGATGCCTGCCAACAAGACCTCAGGCTCAGTAATTTGGTTGGGCGTGGCGCTGCTGGTGCTGATTCTGCTCGCTGTCTACGCAGTTATGGCGTGGCAACAGACAAGTTCTGCAACGCAAATGCCGCAGCTGGTCAGTAATCAGGCGCCTGCGGAGGCTGTGGTTGCTACTGCGTCTGAAGCGGCCACTGCATCTGAGGTGGCCAGAGGATCTGAAACTCCCGCTCAGGCGGCGCAACGCCAAACCGCCGCGCTCGAATCGCCAGTGGCCGCAAATACCGATAACGCTAACGGCGACACTCTGATGCCACAAGCGCAGCAACAAGCAAAGGTAGCTCAGCAGTCTGAGCCTGAAGCTGCGCAGCCGTCGTTGCAAACCAGCTCGCCTTCCCACTTGTTGGTGGCGCCCGCAGACCAATCAGCAAAGCTGCCAGCAGCTTCATCAAGCGAGCCTCTGCCAGCGGATGGCTCATCTTCAGGTGCTGTCAGTCCAGCGCCAATCGACGCGGCTTCCACTGCTCAGAAACCAGCGCAGCAGACGGGCAACATGCATGCGGGAACCATGGAAGTCACCGAAGTGCGCTTATCCGCCGCCGAGCAGGCTGACAGGGCCATGCAAAAGGCGCGCGCAGCCCAGAACGCTGGCAAGCTTAATGAGGCTGCGGCTTTGTATGGTGAAGCTCTGGCGCTGGAGCCTGCCCGCCATCAGGCCCGCAGGCAGTTGGCTGCGCTGCGTTATGGTCAGGGGCGGGTGGCTGAAGCCATTCAGGTGCTTGAGGCGGGGCGCAGCCGTTTCCCCGATGAATATTCGTTCGCGCTTTTGCTTGCCAGGCTGTGGCGCGAACAGAGCGACTTTCAACAGGCGCTGACCGCGCTTGCGGCCATTGCCGACAGTTCGCCCCTCGCCAGCGACAAATGGCAGTTGACGGCCGATATTGCCAGGGAGCAGGAAAACTATCCGCTTGCCGAGCAGGCGTACCGGCAGTTACTGACCGCTGGCAGCGGGCCTGCGACCTGGTGGTTGGGGCTTGCCTATGCCCAGGATGCGCAGGGAAATTTTGCTGAGGCCGGTGACAATTACCGCCGGGCACTCAGGGGGCGGGAGCTGTCAGCCGACGCCCGCAGCTTCGTTCAAAACAGATTAATGCAGTTGGGAGAGCGCCAATGAAACCTAAACTCAAGATGCGTCTGGGCGACCTCTTGGTATCCGAGCAGATCATTGGTGAAGATCAGTTGATGGCCGCCCTGGGCGAGCAAAAGAAGACCGGCCGCAAGCTGGGCCATACTCTGATTGACCTGGGCTACATTACCGAAGACCAACTGCTTAAGTTCTTGTCTCAACAGCTGAATATTCCCTTTATCGATATCAGTCGCCGTCCGGTGCCGCCGCCGGTGGTTAACCTGCTGCCAGAAGTGCAGGCACGCCGTTACCGTGCGTTGGTGATTGAAGATAAGGGCGATGCTGTGGTGGTCGCCATGAGCGATCCGGCCGATTTGCAGGCGCTGGACAACCTGGAAGTGATGCTGGCGCCCAAGCGTCTGGAGCTGGCGGTGGCGCCGGAAGCTCAGCTGATGCAGGCCTTCGATAACCTGTATCGTCGCACCGAGCAAATCGCTCAGATGGCCGGGCAGCTCGAAGAAGAATACGCCGCCGACGAAGCCTTTGATTTGGCAGCGCTGACCGCCGGTGACAGCGACAGCGAAACCACTGTGGTAAAGCTGCTGCAGTCCATTTTTGAAGACGCGGTTCAGATGCGCGCCTCGGATATTCACATTGAGCCAGGTGATAAGTCGCTGCGCATCCGGCAGCGGGTCGACGGTCATTTGCAGGAAACTATCCTTAACGAAGTGACTATTGCTGCGGCGCTGGTGCTGCGCCTTAAGCTGATGGCTGGGCTTGATATTTCAGAAAAACGTCTGCCCCAGGATGGCCGTTTTCACATGGAAATCAAGGGCCATAAAATCGATGTGCGTATCTCCACCATGCCGATTTATCACGGCGAATCTGTGGTAATGCGTCTGTTGGATCAATCGGCGGGCCTGCTGACCCTTAACGAGACCGGGATGCCGCAAAACATCCTCGAGCGGGTTCGCAAACAAATCAAACGCCCCCACGGCATGCTGCTGGTGACCGGGCCGACCGGTAGCGGTAAAACCACCACCCTGTATGGCATTTTGAGTGAGCTCAACACCGCCGACAGAAAAATCATCACGGTGGAAGACCCGGTGGAATATCAGCTGCCGCGGATTAACCAGGTGCAGGTTAACCATAAGATTGGCCTCGACTTTTCCAACGTGCTGCGCACCACATTGCGTCAGGACCCCGACATCATCATGGTGGGCGAGATGCGTGACCATGAGACGGTGGAAATTGGCCTTCGAGGGGCGCTGACCGGTCACTTTGTGCTGTCAACTCTGCACACCAACGATGCGGTAACCTCGGCGCTGCGTTTGCTGGATATGGGGGCGGCCAGCTATCTGGTGGCCAGTGCTCTGCGGGTGATTATTGCCCAGCGCCTGGTGCGCCGGGTATGCCAGAACTGCGCGGTGGATTATCAGCTGACCCCTCAGGATAAAGCCTGGCTTTCCACTGTGGGCAAGGACGTGGATTTTGCCTCGGCACGTTTTCGGATTGGTACAGGTTGCCAGAGCTGTAACGGCACGGGTTACCGTGGCCGAATCGGTATTTTTGAGCTGCTGGAGCTGGATGAAGCCATGGTCGATGCCATGCGCACCGGCAATCCGCAGGACTTCGCCCGTGCAGCCCACGCCAGCCCCAACTTCACCCCCCTGACGGTGTCGGCGCTCAGCTATCTTCAGCAGGGCATGACCACCATTGAAGAGGTGGCCAAGCTGGTGGAAGACATGAGCGATTCGCCGTTGCCGCTCTCGGAAGAGCTGGCGCAATTTGACGGCGCGGGAGTCTGACCATGCCTGTGTATCAGTATCGGGGGCGTAATGCCCAGGGGCAGCAAGTGACGGGGCAGTTGGATGCGGCTTCAGAAAATGCTGCCGCCGATCAATTGATGCAGCGCGCCGTGATCCCACTGGAGCTGAAAGAAACCGCAGCCGCCTCGGCCGGAATTGATATTGCCTCGCTGTTTCGTCGCAAGGTGAGTCTGGACGAACTGCAGATTTTCACGCGCCAGATGTACTCGCTGACCCGCTCTGGCATTCCCATTCTGCGGGCCATTGCCGGCCTAAGCGAAACCACCCATTCCCAACAAATGAAAGAGGCGCTGGACGATATCTCGGTGCAGCTCACCGCCGGTCGGCCACTGTCATCGGCGATGAATCATCACCCAGAGGTGTTCGATGCCCTGTTTGTGTCCATGGTTCACGTGGGGGAAAACACAGGTAAGCTGGAAGATGTGTTCCTGCAGCTGTCGGGCTATCTGGAGCGGGAGCAGGAAACCCGTCGCCGTATCAAGTCTGCCATGCGTTATCCCATTTTCGTGTTGATAGCCATCGCCATTGCCATGGTGATCCTGAACATCATGGTCATCCCCAAGTTCGCCGACATGTTCTCGCGCTTTGGCGCAGAGCTGCCCTGGGCGACCAAGCTGCTGATTGCCACCTCCAACTTTTTCGTCAACTACTGGTGGCTACTGGCGCTGATTGTGGTGGGGACCATAGGCGGCGTCAGTTACTGGCACCGAACCCCGCAGGGCGAGAAGAAATGGGATAAATGGAAGCTGCACCTGCCAGCCGTGGGCTCCATCATCGAACGCTCAACCCTGTCACGCTATTGCCGCAGTTTCGCGATGATGATGGGCGCAGGTGTGCCCATGACCCAGGCGCTGAGTCTGGTGGCAGATGCGGTCGACAATGCCTTTATGCACGACAAAATTGTTGCCATGCGTCGCGGTATTGAATCGGGTGAGTCCATGCTCAGGGTGTCCAATCACAGTCAGCTGTTTACCCCACTGGTGCTGCAAATGGTGGCGGTGGGTGAAGAGACTGGCCAGCTGGAGCAACTGCTTAACGATGCCGCTGACTTTTACGAAGGTGAGGTGGACTATGACCTTAAAAACCTCACTGCCAAGCTTGAACCTATCCTGATTGGCATAGTGGCGGGCATAGTATTGGTGCTGGCGCTGGGTATCTACCTGCCAATGTGGGACATGCTCAATGTGGTCAAGGGGGGCTGATGCAGCCGCAGCGCGAGGTCGAAGGTGAGTTAATCGGTACTTACCGCCAACTGTTAGCGGTGATAGTGCTGATGCTGCTGCTCGCCATCGTGGGCCTGCGCTACTTTGGCAGCCTCGATTCCATGGCATCCCATGGCATGACGCTGGAGCAAAGCCGTTGGTTGAACATAGTGTCGATGGCACGCTCTAAATGGTTGGGGCAGGGGCGCGGCGATACGCTAAAGCTCGAGTGGGAAATGCTCGGCCGTGAGAAGCCGGCAGATCCTGTGTTGGTCGCCATGAGCACTAACGGCTGGCCGCAGCCGCAAACCGAAACCGCCGAGGGCTGTTTGCAGTTGTGGCAACAGTTGCTTGGGAATGATGGCAAACAGCTGGTGGATGTAGGCTTCGATTATCAGGCCCGCGCCTGTGACTATTTTGGTGAGGCAGGCAGTCAATTAACCTACACCTTGGACACAGGAAAAGTGACCTTGGTCACTCAGACTAATTAGCTGTTATATATGGGACTTTTCAAGATGATTTTAGCTGCTACAATGGGAAAATGGACTATTGGGGGCACCTATGAAGGCTAAACAGCAGGGATTTTCACTGATTGAGCTGGTGATAGTGATTGTTATCCTCGGACTCCTGGCGGCCACCGCCATTCCGAGATTTTTAAATATCACCGACGAAGCCGAAGCGGCCAGCGTGGATGCCGTGAGTGGCGGCCTGGTGACGGCGGTCAGTTTTGTGCGTGCCCAATGGGAAATCGATGGCCGTAACAACAGCTACGTACTGCTCGATGGTACCCAGATTGGTCTGGATAAGCGTTTTGGTTATCCCACCGGCGACAGTAATTTTTCTGCCACCGAAATGACCGATACTACCTGCCAGCAGGTATTTAACCTGATCCTGCAAAGCACGCCACGTAACGTGCTCTACACTCAGGATGCCCGCAAGCAAAGATACACGGTACGGGCAATCGGCGGCGCCGGTGGCAGTACCAATGATTTAAACGGACAAACCGTGAATGGTTTGGATCTGTGCGTCTACCATCAGGTGTCTTCTTTGACGCTGGATCCCAATACCGGGATTGCCAATCCGGCTCCGGACCTGACCACCCCGGGTGCCTCCGGCATCACTTATAACCCGGGTACCGGCAAGGTTCTCAGTTTTACCAACCCCTGATCATCAGGATCTTCAGTTCCACTAAAAGGTAAATTGTCATGAAAAAACAACAAGGTTTTACCCTGATTGAGTTGGTGGTGGTAATCATCATCCTCGGTATTCTGGCCGTGACGGCAGCACCTAAGTTTATCAACCTGCAGTCGGATGCCAGGGCTTCTGCGTTGCAGGGACTAAAGGGTGCGATTCAGGGGGCGAATGCCCTGGTGTTCTCTAAGGCGGCGTTGGCTGGCAAGGAGGGAGTGGGTTCTGCTGATGCTGGAACTACGGCTGCAGTGGATATAGGCACTGGAACCAATGCCAACCTTAACTACGGCAGTATCCAATCAACGGCTGCTGAGCTTGCCAACGCCGTTGAGTTGAGTATTTCGGAAACCACCACTGCTTCAACAGACTGGTTTTTGGTCAAAGGGAGTAATGGCGCTTCCAAGGCTGTTCTTTATCAAGCAGGCTCCCCCTATGCAACAGACAACACCAAGGAGTGCTATCTGGAGTACACTCCAAAAGCGAGTGCCTCAGCTGTTCCTGTTTTAACAGTACTCGCCGACGATTGTTGATTCAGTACATAAAAAGGCCCGCTAAGCGGGCCTTTTTACTTTAACGGCAAATACTTGGGCGCTGTGTATTTGCCTTGTGGCCCAAGTTGTTGGAAACTTGAAGGACTGACACCAGGCCGGTGGACACGGGATGCACAGCCAGCGATTCAAGTTTCATTCAATGCACAGCCGCACTGGGGGATTCACCCTGGTTGAGCTGGTGACCACCATCATCCTGATTGGGGTGCTTTCTGTGGTGGCGATTCCGCGGCTGATGTCCTCTTCTTCCTACAGTGCTTACAGTCTTAGAAACGAATTTACGGCTGAGCTGCGTAAGGCTCAGCTGCTGGCAATGAATAACACCGATATCTGTATCCGCATCGAAGTGGATGCCGCCAATGGCTACCGCCAACTGCGCTTTCCTGCGAGAGTTGGCAATCAGTGCAGCGGCACAGCCTCATTAAATTTGGGTTGGCAGGCGTTTCAAGGCGGAAGTCGCTTGCGCCTGGCGGGCGCGAGCAGCTTTGCGCTGGATTTTGATGCCCTCGGCCGTCTTCCCGGCACCGGCTGTCAGGGAGCCTGTATCGAGGTCATCGCCGATGAAACTCTCATCCTGGCGGTGGAATCTGAGGGCTTTATCCATGCCCTTTAACGCCTCCTTTAAACACTTCAAGCAAGCCAAAGGCTTTACCCTTATTGAGCTGGTGGTGGGTATGGTGGTGCTGTCCATTGCCCTGGTGATGTTAGCCACCATGTTGTTTCCCCAGGCCGACAGAGCCGCGATGACGCTGCAGCGGGTGCGCAGCGCCGAGTTGGCCCATTCAGTCCTGAATGAAATTTGGGGCAAGCGCTATGACGACAACAGCAATATCAACGGCGGAGTGCCTGCCTGTGGCAGCACCGGCACCCCTGCCTGCAGTAGTGTGATGGGGCCGGAATCTGGTGAGCAACGTAACGATTTTGACGATGTTGATGATTACAACGGCCTGAATCAAGACGACTTTATGCTCAATTCAAGCGAGCGTTACCGCGACCGTTATCCCAACTATCGCCTGCTTGTAGAAGTAAGCAGCCAAACCAGCACAGCCCCAAATGACAGCGCGGTCAGCAAGTTGATTGCCGTGCATGTGACGACACCTGCCGGCGAAGTTATCACTTACCATGCTCAGAGGAGTAACTACTGATGCGCATGTTAAGCCACCGCAGCCGGGGCTTTACCCTGGTGGAAATGGTTACCGTGATTCTGGTGCTTGGGGTGCTGGCGGTGGGCGTCAGCAGCTTTATCATTTTCGGCACCCGGATTTTTATCGAGTCATCGGCGGTAGAACAGGTGACCGGCGAGAGCCGCTATGCCATCGAGCGGATGACCCGCGATATCCGCAGCGCCTTGCCCGGCAGTCCGCGCTTAGCCAGCGGCAGCGCAGGCAGTGAAAGCTGGCAATGTCTCGAGTTGGTGCCTATTGCCGCCAGCAGCAGTTATGTGGCGCTGGGCCTGGCCCCTGGACCCGCCGCCAAAACGGCCACCGTGTTTCGGGATGCGCCCGTCAGCGCGGTAGCCGCGGGGCAGCGGGCTTTTGTTTATCCGCTGACCTCAGATGATGTGTATGGCAGCGTCCCCGGGAATCTGGGCAAACGCTTCGTGCTGGAGAAGGTCACTGCCTCAGCCAGCAGTATCGAGCTTGAATTTCCAAATGCCGTGCGCTTTGCTGAGGCATCACCCAGGCAACGGATGTACTTTTCAAATCAGCCGGTGAGTTATTGTTTCGTGCAATCGCTTGGCGGTGGCGGCATCAATCTGTGGCGTTATGGCAATTATGGTTTCAGCGCAGCGCAGCCAGATCTGCTGACACTCAGGGCCAACGGCAGCGCAGCCTTGATGGCACAGAATCTGACATCGCCGCAGCCCTTGTCATTGCAGGGTTCCACCCTGATAAACAATGCCGTAGTGCAAATGGCCATTGGTTTTGCCGTGAATGGCCAAACGTTCGAATATCAACATCAGGTGCAGATGATCAATGTTCCCTAATCGCGCAGGCTTGGCTGCCCATCGCCGACAAAGGGGCAGCGCACTCATCGTTGGCATTTTCGTCATCACAGTGATGTTTCTGTTAGCGGCGGCGCTTATCCGTATTAGCAGTGACGGTGATGAGGCGTTGACGCTGGAAGTGTGGGGTATCCGGGCGCTGGCGGCAGCCAACAGCGGCGCCGATGTTGCCATGAGTAAGCTTTTTCCACTCGATGGCGGCGCAGCGAGCTGTGCCAATGTACCGGCAGCCTGGAGTGTGCCGAACGTGGTTGGCTTTCATGGCTGCGCCGTGAGTTTAAGCTGCAACGCCTTTGTGGTCGATGGGGTTACCCAGT
It encodes the following:
- a CDS encoding pilin; translated protein: MKAKQQGFSLIELVIVIVILGLLAATAIPRFLNITDEAEAASVDAVSGGLVTAVSFVRAQWEIDGRNNSYVLLDGTQIGLDKRFGYPTGDSNFSATEMTDTTCQQVFNLILQSTPRNVLYTQDARKQRYTVRAIGGAGGSTNDLNGQTVNGLDLCVYHQVSSLTLDPNTGIANPAPDLTTPGASGITYNPGTGKVLSFTNP
- the mshL gene encoding pilus (MSHA type) biogenesis protein MshL; translated protein: MANLGIKYLTPVLTLCLMACQTTDRPVPVESKAALNEVVAAKPEPAMPPAKMPDSVSRELSGQSQVFAPALPPERRFDVAANNVDARVFFPSLVKGTPFSMAVHPDVQGSISLSLKGVTLSEALQVVEDLYGYEVSHEGKVLRVFPSGMRTETFPLNYLYMERQGISLTSVTSGRISDNNTNNGNNNSNNNNNGNNSGFGNNGNNNGGVSNGSNGNNTNGTFIQSRTKTDFWGELKETLESLIGGTGNGRHVVVTPQAGLVTVRALPNELRQVREFIATAETHLQRQVILEAKVLEVTLSDGYQQGIQWTEIAGSAFADGNTKIKFGTSGGTFTDQITGVLGGVTSLSVTGADFGAMITLLDTQGDVDVLSSPRVTASNNQKAVIKVGKDEYFVTEVSSTTVAGTTPVTNPEVELTPFFSGIALDVTPQIDGEGNVLLHVHPSVIEVKEQTKQIKISDSSLELPLAQSEIRESDTVIKATSGDVVVIGGLMKSENLELVSKVPLLGDIPLLGEAFTNRSKSTRKTELVILLKPTVVVSGTWQKELQRSKQLLDRWYPEEN
- a CDS encoding type II secretion system protein — encoded protein: MKKQQGFTLIELVVVIIILGILAVTAAPKFINLQSDARASALQGLKGAIQGANALVFSKAALAGKEGVGSADAGTTAAVDIGTGTNANLNYGSIQSTAAELANAVELSISETTTASTDWFLVKGSNGASKAVLYQAGSPYATDNTKECYLEYTPKASASAVPVLTVLADDC
- a CDS encoding pilus assembly FimT family protein, whose product is MHSRTGGFTLVELVTTIILIGVLSVVAIPRLMSSSSYSAYSLRNEFTAELRKAQLLAMNNTDICIRIEVDAANGYRQLRFPARVGNQCSGTASLNLGWQAFQGGSRLRLAGASSFALDFDALGRLPGTGCQGACIEVIADETLILAVESEGFIHAL
- a CDS encoding PilW family protein, coding for MRMLSHRSRGFTLVEMVTVILVLGVLAVGVSSFIIFGTRIFIESSAVEQVTGESRYAIERMTRDIRSALPGSPRLASGSAGSESWQCLELVPIAASSSYVALGLAPGPAAKTATVFRDAPVSAVAAGQRAFVYPLTSDDVYGSVPGNLGKRFVLEKVTASASSIELEFPNAVRFAEASPRQRMYFSNQPVSYCFVQSLGGGGINLWRYGNYGFSAAQPDLLTLRANGSAALMAQNLTSPQPLSLQGSTLINNAVVQMAIGFAVNGQTFEYQHQVQMINVP
- a CDS encoding GspE/PulE family protein, with amino-acid sequence MKPKLKMRLGDLLVSEQIIGEDQLMAALGEQKKTGRKLGHTLIDLGYITEDQLLKFLSQQLNIPFIDISRRPVPPPVVNLLPEVQARRYRALVIEDKGDAVVVAMSDPADLQALDNLEVMLAPKRLELAVAPEAQLMQAFDNLYRRTEQIAQMAGQLEEEYAADEAFDLAALTAGDSDSETTVVKLLQSIFEDAVQMRASDIHIEPGDKSLRIRQRVDGHLQETILNEVTIAAALVLRLKLMAGLDISEKRLPQDGRFHMEIKGHKIDVRISTMPIYHGESVVMRLLDQSAGLLTLNETGMPQNILERVRKQIKRPHGMLLVTGPTGSGKTTTLYGILSELNTADRKIITVEDPVEYQLPRINQVQVNHKIGLDFSNVLRTTLRQDPDIIMVGEMRDHETVEIGLRGALTGHFVLSTLHTNDAVTSALRLLDMGAASYLVASALRVIIAQRLVRRVCQNCAVDYQLTPQDKAWLSTVGKDVDFASARFRIGTGCQSCNGTGYRGRIGIFELLELDEAMVDAMRTGNPQDFARAAHASPNFTPLTVSALSYLQQGMTTIEEVAKLVEDMSDSPLPLSEELAQFDGAGV
- a CDS encoding MSHA biogenesis protein MshP, whose amino-acid sequence is MFPNRAGLAAHRRQRGSALIVGIFVITVMFLLAAALIRISSDGDEALTLEVWGIRALAAANSGADVAMSKLFPLDGGAASCANVPAAWSVPNVVGFHGCAVSLSCNAFVVDGVTQYRVVSTAVCQSADLRVSRTVEVTARDVE
- a CDS encoding type II secretion system F family protein, which gives rise to MPVYQYRGRNAQGQQVTGQLDAASENAAADQLMQRAVIPLELKETAAASAGIDIASLFRRKVSLDELQIFTRQMYSLTRSGIPILRAIAGLSETTHSQQMKEALDDISVQLTAGRPLSSAMNHHPEVFDALFVSMVHVGENTGKLEDVFLQLSGYLEREQETRRRIKSAMRYPIFVLIAIAIAMVILNIMVIPKFADMFSRFGAELPWATKLLIATSNFFVNYWWLLALIVVGTIGGVSYWHRTPQGEKKWDKWKLHLPAVGSIIERSTLSRYCRSFAMMMGAGVPMTQALSLVADAVDNAFMHDKIVAMRRGIESGESMLRVSNHSQLFTPLVLQMVAVGEETGQLEQLLNDAADFYEGEVDYDLKNLTAKLEPILIGIVAGIVLVLALGIYLPMWDMLNVVKGG
- a CDS encoding ExeA family protein — translated: MYLQHFGLREAPFALTPNTGFFFALAPHVEALQVLQTALQTGEGFIKVTGEVGTGKTLILRKLINELPAPLRCAYLPNPCLSPDELRWALALELGLKYSANIDQQQLTCLIQQQLLALSAHGHSVVLVLDEAQALPDASLETLRLFTNLETESRKLLQVVLFGQPELDERLAEPHLRQLRQRITFSYRLRPLDKQETQAYLAHRLRVAGYSGESLFDRAAVAALARASRGIPRLINILAHKALMLGYGEGVLHIGRRQLKVAIADTDDASRTALPHWLPFVTLASVACVAALGVWWRGGGL
- a CDS encoding type IV pilus modification PilV family protein, producing the protein MPFNASFKHFKQAKGFTLIELVVGMVVLSIALVMLATMLFPQADRAAMTLQRVRSAELAHSVLNEIWGKRYDDNSNINGGVPACGSTGTPACSSVMGPESGEQRNDFDDVDDYNGLNQDDFMLNSSERYRDRYPNYRLLVEVSSQTSTAPNDSAVSKLIAVHVTTPAGEVITYHAQRSNY
- a CDS encoding tetratricopeptide repeat protein — translated: MSVINQMLKDLDKRQQGHGVQQLPNAVAVMPANKTSGSVIWLGVALLVLILLAVYAVMAWQQTSSATQMPQLVSNQAPAEAVVATASEAATASEVARGSETPAQAAQRQTAALESPVAANTDNANGDTLMPQAQQQAKVAQQSEPEAAQPSLQTSSPSHLLVAPADQSAKLPAASSSEPLPADGSSSGAVSPAPIDAASTAQKPAQQTGNMHAGTMEVTEVRLSAAEQADRAMQKARAAQNAGKLNEAAALYGEALALEPARHQARRQLAALRYGQGRVAEAIQVLEAGRSRFPDEYSFALLLARLWREQSDFQQALTALAAIADSSPLASDKWQLTADIAREQENYPLAEQAYRQLLTAGSGPATWWLGLAYAQDAQGNFAEAGDNYRRALRGRELSADARSFVQNRLMQLGERQ